A stretch of the Gammaproteobacteria bacterium genome encodes the following:
- a CDS encoding efflux RND transporter permease subunit yields the protein MITSIIDASLRNRLLILIATVIAIAVGVWSIKNTPLDAIPDLSDVQVIVFTEYPGQAPQVVEDQVTYPLTTAMLAVPSAKVVRGYSFFGYSFVYLIFEDGTDMYWARSRVLEYLNYVSARLPAGVSPSLGPDATGVGWVYEYALVDKTGRHDLAQLRSIQDWYLRYPLQTVAGVSEVASVGGFVKQYQVEVDPNALLAYNIPLSRVRHAIQRSNNNVGGKLIEMAETEYMVRGLGYIQSIEDLNVIPVGVDDNGTPIRLQDVAHVHLGPELRRGVAELNGEGEVAGGVVIMRYGENALATIQRVKAKLEELKKGLPQGVEIVPTYDRGDLIERAVKNLGEKLIEESIVVALISILFLLHARSALVAIISLPIGILIAFSIMKWQGINANIMSLGGIAIAIGAMVDGAIVMIENAHKHLEKMAAREGGALSSAQRWQAITSASREVGPALFFSLLIITVSFLPVFTLQAQEGRMFSPLAYTKTYAMAAAALLAITLVPVLMGYFIRGRIPAEASNPMNRWLHAIHSPALHLAMRWRGLTLVFAVLLLAATAYPLSQLGSEFMPPLDEGDILYMPTTYPGLSITKAREILQQTDKILKTFAEVETVFGKVGRAETATDPAPLAMLETTIRLRPRSDWPDPDKTTKQLMNEMDAAIRFPGLANAWTMPIKTRIDMLSTGIKTPIGIKVSGPDLMVLESVAGDVERVLKQLPDTLSAFGDKAAGGYYLDFDIHREEAARYGLTVGDVQDIIQTAIGGMNVTQTIEGLERYPVNVRYPRELRDNLDDLKRVLVPTPSGAQIPLSLVTELKLNRGAPSIKTENSRPNAWVYVDISSSDIGGYVAKAKEIVDRQVEIPPGYTLVWSGQFEYMERAAASLRIVIPATLLVIFLLLYFNFRNVSAPLVVMLSIPFGLIGGFWLVHLLNFNLSVAVAVGFIALAGVAAEIGVLVLTFIDQAVAERRAAQGPLQAADIMAAVHKGTAERVRPIAMTATAIIAGLLPIMWGSGTGSEVMQRIAAPMVGGMVTVTILSLLVLPVIYGLVLQLREKYSPRESG from the coding sequence ATGATCACTAGCATCATCGATGCCTCGCTGCGCAATCGTCTGCTGATTCTGATTGCCACCGTGATTGCCATTGCGGTGGGGGTCTGGTCGATAAAAAATACCCCGCTGGATGCCATCCCCGATCTTTCCGATGTGCAGGTGATCGTGTTCACCGAATATCCCGGCCAGGCTCCGCAGGTGGTCGAGGACCAGGTGACCTATCCGCTCACCACCGCGATGCTGGCGGTGCCCAGTGCCAAGGTGGTGCGCGGCTATTCCTTTTTCGGTTATTCCTTTGTCTACCTGATTTTTGAAGATGGCACCGATATGTACTGGGCCCGCTCGCGGGTGCTGGAATATCTCAACTATGTCAGTGCGCGCCTGCCGGCCGGCGTTTCACCGTCGCTGGGCCCGGACGCAACGGGCGTCGGCTGGGTCTATGAATACGCCCTGGTGGATAAAACCGGCCGACATGATCTGGCGCAGCTGCGCTCTATCCAGGACTGGTACCTGCGTTATCCCTTGCAGACCGTGGCGGGCGTCTCCGAGGTCGCGTCGGTGGGCGGTTTTGTCAAGCAGTACCAGGTGGAGGTCGATCCCAACGCGCTGCTGGCTTACAACATCCCGTTATCCAGGGTGCGGCATGCGATTCAACGCTCCAACAATAATGTGGGTGGCAAGCTGATCGAAATGGCCGAGACCGAATACATGGTGCGTGGCCTGGGTTACATCCAGTCAATCGAGGACCTGAACGTCATCCCTGTGGGCGTCGATGACAATGGCACCCCGATCCGCCTGCAGGATGTTGCCCATGTGCATCTGGGGCCCGAGCTGCGCCGCGGCGTGGCCGAGCTCAATGGCGAGGGCGAGGTGGCCGGCGGAGTGGTGATCATGCGCTACGGCGAAAATGCGCTGGCCACCATCCAGCGGGTGAAGGCCAAACTGGAGGAACTGAAAAAGGGCTTGCCGCAGGGAGTGGAGATTGTCCCCACCTATGACCGGGGTGACCTGATCGAAAGGGCGGTGAAAAATCTGGGCGAGAAACTCATCGAGGAGTCCATTGTGGTGGCGCTCATCTCGATCCTGTTCCTGCTGCATGCGCGCTCGGCCCTGGTCGCCATTATCTCGCTACCCATCGGTATCCTGATCGCCTTCAGCATCATGAAGTGGCAGGGCATCAACGCCAACATCATGTCCCTCGGCGGTATCGCCATCGCCATCGGCGCGATGGTGGATGGCGCCATCGTGATGATCGAGAACGCCCACAAACACCTGGAGAAGATGGCCGCCCGCGAAGGTGGCGCACTGAGCTCGGCACAACGCTGGCAGGCGATTACGTCGGCCTCGCGTGAGGTCGGCCCGGCGCTGTTTTTTTCGCTGCTGATTATCACCGTCTCTTTCCTGCCGGTATTCACCCTGCAGGCACAGGAGGGGCGCATGTTTTCGCCGCTGGCCTATACCAAGACCTATGCGATGGCCGCCGCGGCGCTGCTGGCCATCACCCTGGTGCCGGTACTGATGGGGTATTTTATTCGCGGCAGGATTCCCGCAGAGGCCAGCAACCCGATGAATCGCTGGCTGCACGCGATACACAGCCCGGCGCTGCATCTGGCAATGCGCTGGCGGGGGCTTACCCTGGTGTTCGCGGTGCTGCTATTGGCCGCCACCGCCTATCCCCTGAGCCAGCTCGGCAGCGAATTCATGCCGCCGCTGGATGAGGGTGACATCCTTTATATGCCGACGACTTATCCGGGGCTGTCGATCACCAAGGCCCGGGAGATCCTGCAACAGACGGACAAGATTCTGAAAACCTTTGCCGAGGTAGAGACGGTGTTTGGCAAGGTGGGGCGCGCGGAGACGGCCACCGATCCCGCCCCGCTGGCGATGCTGGAGACCACCATTCGGCTGCGGCCCAGATCGGACTGGCCGGATCCGGACAAGACCACCAAACAGCTCATGAACGAGATGGATGCGGCGATCCGCTTCCCGGGGCTGGCCAATGCCTGGACCATGCCCATCAAGACCCGCATCGACATGTTGTCCACCGGCATCAAGACGCCCATCGGCATCAAGGTCAGCGGGCCTGACCTGATGGTGCTGGAGTCGGTGGCCGGTGATGTGGAACGGGTGCTGAAACAGCTGCCCGACACGCTGTCGGCCTTTGGTGACAAGGCGGCAGGCGGCTACTACCTCGACTTCGATATCCATCGCGAGGAGGCCGCGCGTTATGGGCTGACAGTGGGCGATGTGCAGGACATCATCCAGACCGCCATCGGTGGCATGAACGTCACCCAGACCATCGAGGGCCTGGAGCGTTACCCCGTCAACGTGCGTTATCCGCGCGAGTTGCGTGACAACCTGGATGACCTGAAGCGGGTGCTGGTGCCGACCCCCAGCGGCGCGCAGATTCCCCTGTCGCTGGTCACCGAGCTCAAGCTGAACCGTGGCGCGCCGTCGATCAAGACCGAGAACTCCCGTCCCAATGCCTGGGTGTATGTGGACATCAGCAGTTCGGACATTGGTGGTTATGTCGCGAAGGCCAAAGAGATTGTCGACCGGCAGGTGGAGATTCCACCGGGTTATACCCTGGTATGGTCGGGCCAGTTTGAGTACATGGAACGGGCGGCGGCCAGTCTGCGGATTGTGATCCCGGCCACCCTGCTGGTGATCTTCCTGCTGCTGTATTTCAATTTCCGCAACGTCAGCGCGCCACTGGTAGTTATGTTGTCCATCCCGTTTGGCCTGATCGGTGGTTTCTGGCTGGTGCACCTGCTCAACTTCAATCTCTCGGTGGCGGTGGCGGTCGGCTTTATCGCCCTCGCCGGTGTGGCGGCCGAGATCGGCGTGCTGGTGCTGACCTTCATCGATCAGGCCGTCGCCGAACGGCGCGCGGCGCAGGGCCCATTGCAGGCGGCCGATATTATGGCCGCGGTGCACAAGGGCACGGCGGAGCGGGTGCGACCCATCGCCATGACCGCCACCGCGATTATCGCCGGCCTGTTGCCCATCATGTGGGGCAGCGGCACCGGCTCGGAGGTGATGCAGCGCATCGCCGCACCGATGGTCGGCGGCATGGTCACGGTAACCATACTGAGCCTGCTGGTGTTGCCGGTGATCTATGGCCTGGTGTTGCAGCTGCGGGAAAAATATTCTCCACGCGAGTCGGGGTGA